From the Pyxidicoccus trucidator genome, one window contains:
- the queA gene encoding tRNA preQ1(34) S-adenosylmethionine ribosyltransferase-isomerase QueA yields the protein MSSRLSDYDFELPESQIAQAPLAERDASRLMTVNRSTGACAHRRFTDLPELLREGDLLVLNDARVIPARLLGQKAGTGGRVELLVVRPAASTLTSAALGGAPESIEWICLGQASKGLKPAQRLTFAGGLEAEVLEALGGGEYRVRFHATSGTSLASLLDEAGRLPLPPYITREPDAADAERYQTVYARASGAVAAPTAGLHFTQGLFAALEARGVRRALVTLDVGPGTFLPVREEELDRHHMHPERYTVPEATAREVNAARAEGRRVVAVGTTVVRTLESATDPQTGRLREGPGETTLFIRPGFTFRQVDVLLTNFHLPRSTLVVLVSALLGRERTLAAYAEAVREGYRFFSYGDAMLVSE from the coding sequence GTGTCGTCCCGCCTCTCTGACTACGACTTCGAGCTTCCCGAGTCCCAGATCGCCCAGGCCCCCCTGGCCGAGCGGGACGCCTCGCGCCTGATGACCGTGAACCGGTCCACCGGCGCGTGTGCCCACCGCCGCTTCACGGACCTGCCGGAGCTGCTGAGGGAGGGTGACCTCCTCGTCCTCAACGACGCCCGCGTCATCCCCGCGCGCCTGCTGGGCCAGAAGGCCGGCACCGGAGGCCGCGTGGAGCTGCTGGTGGTGCGCCCCGCCGCCTCCACGCTCACCTCGGCCGCGCTCGGTGGCGCGCCCGAGTCCATCGAGTGGATCTGCCTGGGCCAGGCCTCCAAGGGGCTCAAGCCCGCGCAGCGCCTGACGTTCGCCGGAGGGCTCGAGGCCGAGGTGCTGGAAGCACTTGGCGGAGGGGAGTACCGCGTGCGCTTCCACGCGACGTCCGGCACCTCGCTGGCCTCGCTGCTGGATGAGGCCGGGCGCCTGCCGCTGCCGCCCTACATCACCCGCGAGCCCGATGCCGCCGACGCCGAGCGCTACCAGACGGTGTACGCGCGCGCCTCGGGAGCCGTGGCCGCCCCCACCGCGGGCCTGCACTTCACGCAAGGCCTCTTCGCTGCGCTGGAGGCGCGGGGCGTGCGCCGCGCCCTGGTGACGCTGGACGTGGGGCCCGGCACCTTCCTGCCGGTACGCGAGGAGGAGCTGGACCGGCACCACATGCACCCGGAGCGCTACACCGTGCCCGAGGCCACCGCGCGCGAGGTGAACGCCGCGCGTGCCGAGGGCCGGCGCGTGGTGGCGGTGGGCACCACGGTGGTGCGCACGCTGGAGTCCGCCACGGACCCCCAGACGGGCCGGCTGCGCGAGGGCCCCGGTGAGACGACGCTCTTCATCCGCCCCGGCTTCACCTTCCGCCAGGTGGACGTGCTGCTCACCAACTTCCACCTCCCGCGCTCGACGCTGGTGGTGCTGGTGAGCGCGCTGCTGGGCCGCGAGCGCACCCTGGCGGCCTACGCGGAGGCGGTGCGCGAGGGCTACCGGTTCTTCAGTTACGGCGACGCCATGCTGGTGTCGGAGTGA
- a CDS encoding KamA family radical SAM protein, producing MDSSALPAAPPLEPGTSSPRPSLSAEGRRRLFPAATDAEWADWRWHQRNAVRGLEQLERYVPLTPDERAGVQETSALFRIGISPYYLSLIDPEHPLCPVRMQSIPVRAEARIRPGELADPLGEDKTRPEECIVHKYPDRVLFLALDTCSVYCRHCTRRRITQGGVAELSKEQLRRGVDYVRRHPEVRDVLISGGDPFLLTEARLEELLAPLSEIPHVEMIRIGTRVPVCLPMRVTDALARTLRRYAPVFVVTHFNHPKEVTPEAREACERLVDHGVPVENQAVLMRRLNSDARIIKELSHVLLRSRVRPYYLHQMDVAEGCEHLRTPIAKGLEILQQLRGHTTGLAVPHLAVDLPGGGGKVTLQPDYVVERGEHETVFRNYKGERYAYPEPEETDCACPYDDVWQARSREYGFRKG from the coding sequence ATGGACTCCTCGGCGCTTCCGGCGGCCCCGCCGCTGGAGCCTGGCACCTCCTCGCCGCGCCCCTCGCTCAGTGCCGAGGGGCGCCGGCGCCTGTTCCCCGCCGCGACGGACGCGGAGTGGGCGGACTGGCGCTGGCACCAGCGGAACGCGGTGCGAGGCCTGGAGCAGCTCGAACGCTACGTGCCGCTGACGCCCGACGAGCGCGCCGGCGTGCAGGAGACGTCCGCGCTGTTCCGTATCGGCATCAGCCCGTACTACCTGTCCCTCATCGACCCGGAGCACCCGCTCTGCCCGGTGCGGATGCAGTCCATCCCCGTGCGGGCGGAAGCGCGCATCCGTCCGGGCGAGCTGGCGGATCCGCTCGGTGAGGACAAGACGCGCCCCGAGGAGTGCATCGTCCACAAGTATCCGGACCGCGTGCTCTTCCTCGCGCTGGACACGTGCTCCGTCTACTGCCGTCACTGCACGCGGCGGCGCATCACCCAGGGTGGCGTGGCGGAGCTCTCCAAGGAGCAGCTGCGCAGGGGCGTCGACTACGTCCGGCGTCACCCCGAGGTGCGCGACGTGCTCATCTCCGGTGGAGACCCGTTCCTGCTGACCGAGGCTCGGCTGGAGGAACTGCTCGCGCCGCTGAGCGAGATTCCCCACGTGGAGATGATTCGCATCGGCACTCGCGTGCCGGTGTGCCTGCCCATGCGTGTCACCGACGCGCTGGCGCGCACCCTGCGGCGGTACGCGCCCGTCTTCGTCGTCACCCACTTCAACCACCCGAAGGAAGTGACGCCCGAGGCCCGCGAGGCGTGTGAGCGACTGGTGGACCACGGCGTGCCGGTGGAGAACCAGGCCGTGCTGATGCGGCGGCTCAACTCGGACGCGCGCATCATCAAGGAGCTGTCCCACGTGCTGCTGCGCAGCCGCGTGCGGCCGTACTACCTGCACCAGATGGACGTGGCCGAAGGCTGCGAGCACCTGCGTACGCCCATCGCCAAGGGGCTGGAAATCCTCCAGCAGCTGCGCGGGCACACCACCGGCCTCGCGGTGCCCCACCTCGCGGTGGACCTGCCCGGCGGCGGCGGCAAGGTGACGCTCCAGCCGGACTACGTCGTGGAGCGCGGCGAGCACGAGACGGTGTTCCGCAACTACAAGGGCGAGCGCTACGCCTACCCGGAGCCGGAAGAGACCGACTGCGCGTGCCCGTATGACGACGTGTGGCAGGCCCGTTCTCGGGAGTACGGCTTCCGCAAGGGCTGA
- the tgt gene encoding tRNA guanosine(34) transglycosylase Tgt — MDEQQAGQRGEKGDTRVAPGLVRFELLHEDTGTKARRGRLHTPHGPVETPIFMPVGTVGSVKGVGPDDLVTLDAQIILGNTYHLMLRPGEALVGELGGLHRFVSWNRPMLTDSGGFQVFSLSEKRKITEEGAAFQSHLDGARHFLTPERSIDIQETLGADVIMAFDECPPSTEDRKYLENSLARTTRWLHRCVKAWSRERSSLFGIVQGGLHEDLRKRHAEEVCAVDLPGYALGGYSVGEAPEAMHAGVAYSAPLLPRDKPRYLMGVGTPVDLVTCVEQGVDMFDCVLPTRCARNGLLFTSEGKLVIRNAAYAKDPRPVDPACTCYTCRNFSRAYLRHLFAAGEILAMRLNTIHNLHYFLGLMAEVRRAVSEDRFATFAREFRERSRAQENERTRGR; from the coding sequence ATGGACGAGCAGCAGGCAGGGCAGCGCGGTGAGAAGGGCGACACGCGGGTGGCACCGGGACTGGTGCGCTTCGAGCTGCTCCACGAGGACACGGGCACCAAGGCGCGGCGCGGCCGGCTGCACACGCCGCACGGGCCCGTGGAGACTCCCATCTTCATGCCCGTGGGCACCGTGGGCAGCGTCAAGGGCGTGGGGCCGGATGACCTCGTCACACTCGACGCGCAGATCATCCTCGGCAACACGTACCACCTGATGCTCCGCCCCGGCGAGGCGCTGGTGGGGGAGCTGGGCGGCCTGCACCGCTTCGTCTCCTGGAACCGGCCCATGCTCACCGACAGCGGCGGCTTCCAGGTCTTCAGCCTCTCCGAGAAGCGCAAAATCACGGAGGAGGGCGCCGCCTTCCAGTCGCACCTGGACGGCGCGCGGCACTTCCTGACGCCCGAGCGCTCCATCGACATCCAGGAGACGCTGGGCGCCGACGTCATCATGGCCTTCGACGAGTGCCCGCCCTCCACCGAGGACCGCAAGTACCTGGAGAACTCCCTGGCGCGCACCACGCGCTGGCTGCACCGGTGCGTGAAGGCCTGGAGCCGCGAGCGCTCGTCCCTCTTCGGCATCGTCCAGGGTGGCCTCCACGAGGACCTGCGCAAGCGCCACGCGGAAGAGGTGTGCGCGGTGGACCTGCCGGGCTACGCGCTGGGGGGCTACTCGGTGGGCGAGGCCCCCGAGGCCATGCATGCCGGTGTGGCGTACTCGGCGCCGCTGCTGCCCCGCGACAAGCCCCGCTACCTCATGGGGGTGGGTACCCCCGTGGACCTGGTCACCTGCGTGGAGCAGGGCGTGGACATGTTCGACTGTGTGCTCCCCACCCGTTGTGCGCGCAACGGCCTGCTCTTCACCTCGGAGGGTAAGCTCGTCATCCGCAATGCGGCCTACGCGAAGGACCCCCGGCCGGTGGACCCTGCGTGCACCTGCTACACCTGCCGCAACTTCAGCAGGGCCTACCTCCGCCACCTCTTCGCCGCCGGAGAGATTCTGGCCATGCGCCTCAACACGATTCACAACCTCCACTACTTCCTGGGGTTGATGGCAGAAGTCCGGCGCGCGGTGTCGGAAGACCGGTTCGCCACCTTTGCCCGGGAGTTCCGGGAGCGCTCCCGGGCCCAAGAGAACGAGCGGACCCGTGGCCGGTGA
- a CDS encoding SpoIID/LytB domain-containing protein translates to MLRPVALVLLLLAPLRALAVETLRIAIEDAGGEVRVSGRGLALGTDTEDATFVPIASDQATIRRRGSKLEVNGAPVVGDSVRFRAGASAASDSGVPGDEPLKAGGAQVRGDVVVRTYRDGLQLINVISLEDYLAAVLGSEMPVSFPPEALKAQAIAARTYALQKKLEAYSNAFHLGSSVLHQVYGGVNREDPRTRAAVEATRGQVLTYELAPIEAYFHSSCGGRTESGQDALQRDLPYLQPVDCPCGKLPASRWKASISDSEVKSALHHPAQGLRVSGRTPTRRVTRVILGDGASMGGVELRRRLGYTRLKSLDFEVERTGHGYVFSGRGYGHGAGLCQWGAKALADKDWDYREILSHYYPGAELQQLY, encoded by the coding sequence ATGTTGCGACCTGTTGCGCTCGTCCTCCTGCTGCTCGCTCCCCTGCGCGCGCTCGCCGTGGAGACCCTCCGCATCGCCATCGAGGATGCCGGAGGCGAGGTGCGGGTCAGCGGCCGCGGGCTCGCCCTGGGCACCGACACCGAGGACGCCACCTTCGTCCCCATCGCCTCGGACCAGGCCACCATCCGCCGCCGGGGCTCGAAGCTGGAGGTCAATGGCGCTCCCGTCGTCGGCGACTCCGTGCGCTTCCGCGCCGGTGCCAGTGCCGCCAGCGACTCGGGCGTCCCGGGCGACGAGCCGCTCAAGGCCGGCGGCGCCCAGGTGCGCGGTGACGTGGTGGTGCGGACGTACCGGGACGGGCTCCAGCTCATCAACGTCATCTCCCTGGAGGACTACCTCGCCGCGGTGCTCGGCAGCGAGATGCCCGTGTCCTTCCCGCCCGAGGCCCTCAAGGCCCAGGCCATCGCCGCGCGCACCTACGCCCTCCAGAAGAAGCTGGAGGCGTACAGCAACGCCTTCCACCTGGGCAGCAGCGTGCTCCACCAGGTGTATGGCGGCGTCAATCGCGAGGACCCGCGCACCCGAGCCGCCGTGGAGGCCACTCGAGGCCAGGTGCTCACCTACGAGCTGGCCCCCATCGAGGCCTACTTCCACTCCTCCTGTGGAGGCCGCACCGAGTCCGGCCAGGACGCCCTCCAGCGGGACTTGCCCTACCTCCAGCCCGTCGACTGCCCCTGCGGCAAGCTGCCCGCCAGCCGCTGGAAGGCCTCCATCTCCGACTCGGAGGTGAAGTCGGCGCTGCACCACCCCGCCCAGGGGCTGCGGGTCTCCGGCCGCACGCCCACCCGCCGGGTGACGCGCGTCATCCTGGGCGATGGTGCCTCGATGGGCGGGGTGGAGCTCCGCCGCCGGCTTGGCTACACGCGCCTCAAGAGTCTGGACTTCGAAGTGGAGCGTACCGGCCACGGTTATGTGTTCTCCGGACGCGGCTATGGCCACGGGGCCGGTCTCTGCCAGTGGGGCGCCAAGGCGCTCGCGGACAAGGACTGGGACTACCGGGAGATTCTCTCCCACTACTACCCCGGGGCGGAGCTGCAGCAGCTCTACTGA